One stretch of Dokdonia sp. Hel_I_53 DNA includes these proteins:
- a CDS encoding TolC family protein, producing MKKLLLLCFIATVSSVAFGQQKKWTLQECVQYALANNISIQQTELDLESAAIDKSDAVGNFLPNLNGSANNSWQTGLTQNVLTGVLETQQTRNSSFSISSGVRIINGFRNHKVLDRAELSRIAADYNISKLKDDIALNVAVAYLQVLLAKESAKVVVSQNAVTQQQIERTQELVEGGVLPRGDLLEIKATNANEIQRIVSSENAVQIGLVNLAQLLNLKDFANFDIADANYQVRGEEILNTEAEVLIATAKDTRYDIKIATQNEEIARKDLEISKTGFFPTLDGFFNYNTRESNRDSGFDVVIDPNEPFVQGNPIGVTEGGEVVNSLDPNIIGGNAIGPLPFFEQLYLNDGISYGLSLNVPIFNGWSTRNQVKRSEVNVMRSEFQKELAEQNLRVAVYQAYTDAKAAKESYEAAKTALESQELAYQYAKDRYDVGLTNAFDFSQSKLRYDNAQIELARSKYDYIFRIKVLELYFGVPVTELKF from the coding sequence ATGAAAAAATTACTTCTACTTTGTTTTATAGCTACAGTGTCGAGTGTAGCTTTTGGGCAACAGAAAAAATGGACGCTACAGGAATGCGTACAATATGCACTTGCAAACAATATAAGTATACAACAGACAGAATTAGATCTGGAAAGTGCAGCTATAGATAAATCTGATGCTGTGGGTAACTTTCTACCTAACCTTAATGGCTCTGCTAACAATAGTTGGCAAACTGGTCTTACTCAAAATGTGTTGACAGGTGTATTAGAAACACAGCAAACCCGTAACTCTTCTTTTTCTATAAGCTCAGGCGTTAGGATTATTAATGGTTTTAGAAACCATAAGGTACTTGATAGGGCAGAACTTTCTAGAATTGCCGCAGACTATAATATTTCAAAACTTAAAGATGATATTGCTTTAAATGTTGCAGTCGCTTACCTTCAAGTGCTATTAGCAAAGGAGAGTGCTAAAGTAGTAGTGTCTCAAAATGCGGTGACACAACAGCAAATTGAACGTACTCAAGAACTTGTAGAAGGCGGTGTTTTACCACGAGGAGATTTACTGGAGATAAAGGCAACAAACGCAAATGAAATACAGCGTATCGTATCTAGCGAGAATGCTGTACAAATAGGTTTGGTAAATTTGGCACAACTATTAAATTTAAAAGACTTTGCAAATTTTGATATCGCAGATGCAAATTATCAGGTGCGTGGCGAAGAAATTTTAAATACAGAGGCAGAAGTACTCATTGCTACTGCTAAGGACACCCGATATGATATCAAAATCGCCACTCAAAATGAGGAGATTGCACGTAAAGATTTAGAAATAAGTAAGACAGGTTTTTTTCCAACATTAGATGGTTTTTTCAACTATAATACAAGAGAGTCTAATAGAGACAGCGGTTTTGATGTGGTTATAGACCCAAATGAGCCTTTCGTTCAAGGAAATCCTATTGGAGTTACAGAAGGTGGTGAGGTTGTAAATAGCTTAGATCCTAATATAATAGGAGGCAACGCCATAGGACCATTACCGTTTTTTGAACAGCTTTATCTTAATGATGGTATTTCATATGGACTTTCTCTTAACGTACCTATTTTTAACGGATGGAGTACACGCAATCAAGTAAAACGAAGCGAGGTAAATGTGATGCGTTCAGAGTTTCAAAAAGAACTCGCAGAGCAAAACCTAAGAGTTGCTGTTTATCAAGCGTATACAGATGCTAAAGCAGCAAAGGAGAGTTATGAAGCTGCAAAAACTGCTCTTGAGTCCCAAGAACTTGCGTATCAATATGCGAAAGATCGCTATGATGTAGGACTTACAAATGCTTTCGATTTTAGCCAGAGCAAATTAAGATATGATAATGCTCAAATAGAACTAGCACGATCAAAATACGATTATATTTTCCGCATAAAGGTATTGGAGCTCTATTTTGGAGTTCCTGTAACCGAACTTAAATTCTAA
- a CDS encoding TonB-dependent receptor, producing MKMMIGALLLLIAAPLYGQSVTGYVLDDNNNPLENVIIFNTNSEKHSHTNATGFFSINNTNAGDSLYFSNLGYETHIYVLTNRDEEKTFTIVLEPKSFSLDQIVLVSEVNQLSKIVDIDVQNNPVKSSQEILRKVPGLIIGQHAGGGKAEQIFLRGFDIDHGTDLALSVDGLPVNMVSHAHGQGYSDLHFVIPETIQNIEFGKGPFYAEHGNFTTAGYIDLKLKDVVEENLITLEVGQFNSKRLAGLFPVLNKTNSSLYLASEITLTDGPFESPQNFNRLNLLSKYVYSIPGEQELDVTLSHFQSKWDASGQIPERAVASGLISRFGAIDDTEGGFTSRSNLSIDYSKNINDHNSFKTAAFLSKYDFELYSNFTFFLEDPINGDQIRQKEDRVLMGVSSVFERKNLTLGNFDVDYNTGVGLRYDDVNDVELSRTKNRKETLEYLSLGDVDELNGFGFFNIDFNMGDWKFNPSLRVDYFKFDYINALSTLYDHRSESKVAASPKFNIIYSPSSKVQYFVKSGIGFHSNDTRVVVANEGEDILPAAYGLDIGTILKPVDRLVLNAAVWNLHLDQEFVYVGDAGIVEPSGKSRRLGVEFGARYQFNDWLYAYSDINYTHARSVDEPDGEDFIPLAPDFTAVGGINIENLGAFSGSLAYRYIDDRPANEDNSIVAEGYFIIDMNVNYRRGNWTYGIVIENLFDTEWNETQFATESRLASEAQSVEEIHFTPGVPFFLRGKISVSF from the coding sequence ATGAAAATGATGATTGGAGCTTTATTGCTCCTTATCGCTGCGCCTTTATATGGCCAATCTGTAACAGGTTACGTCCTGGATGACAATAATAATCCTTTAGAAAATGTAATTATCTTCAATACAAATTCAGAAAAACATAGTCATACAAATGCAACTGGCTTTTTTAGCATCAACAATACAAATGCTGGAGATTCTTTGTATTTTTCTAACTTGGGGTATGAAACTCATATTTATGTATTGACTAATAGAGATGAAGAAAAGACATTCACAATAGTGCTTGAGCCTAAATCTTTCTCACTAGATCAAATTGTACTTGTTTCTGAAGTTAATCAATTGAGTAAGATCGTAGACATTGATGTGCAAAATAACCCTGTAAAATCATCTCAAGAAATACTGAGAAAAGTTCCTGGGTTAATCATAGGCCAACATGCCGGAGGTGGGAAAGCAGAACAAATTTTCTTGAGAGGCTTTGACATTGATCATGGTACTGATCTAGCGCTAAGTGTAGATGGATTGCCTGTTAACATGGTCTCCCATGCACATGGTCAAGGATATTCTGACTTACATTTTGTAATCCCAGAAACCATACAGAATATTGAATTTGGCAAAGGACCTTTTTACGCAGAACATGGTAATTTTACAACTGCTGGATACATAGATCTTAAGCTTAAAGATGTTGTAGAAGAGAATCTGATAACTTTAGAAGTAGGACAATTTAATAGCAAAAGATTAGCAGGCCTTTTTCCAGTTCTCAATAAAACAAATAGTTCTTTATATCTCGCATCAGAGATTACACTTACAGATGGTCCATTTGAATCACCGCAAAACTTTAACAGGCTTAATTTATTGAGTAAGTACGTGTATTCTATACCTGGAGAACAAGAACTTGATGTAACACTCTCGCATTTCCAGAGTAAATGGGATGCATCTGGTCAAATTCCAGAACGTGCTGTAGCATCAGGTCTTATAAGCCGTTTTGGTGCCATAGACGATACAGAAGGAGGTTTTACAAGTAGGAGTAACTTGAGTATAGATTATTCTAAAAACATTAATGATCATAACTCTTTTAAAACCGCTGCTTTTTTATCAAAATATGATTTTGAGTTATATTCCAATTTTACTTTCTTTTTAGAAGACCCAATCAATGGTGATCAAATTAGACAAAAAGAAGACAGAGTATTAATGGGTGTAAGTAGCGTTTTTGAAAGAAAAAATCTAACCTTAGGAAACTTTGATGTTGATTATAATACCGGAGTAGGATTGCGATATGACGATGTAAATGATGTTGAATTGTCCCGTACAAAAAATAGAAAAGAGACTTTAGAGTATCTATCTCTGGGGGATGTAGATGAGCTTAATGGCTTTGGATTCTTTAATATTGATTTTAATATGGGTGATTGGAAATTCAACCCATCGCTTAGAGTAGACTATTTTAAATTTGATTATATAAATGCACTAAGCACATTATATGATCATAGGAGTGAGAGTAAGGTCGCTGCAAGCCCTAAATTTAATATTATTTATTCTCCATCTAGTAAAGTTCAGTATTTCGTTAAATCAGGAATAGGATTTCATTCAAATGACACCCGCGTGGTAGTTGCAAATGAAGGTGAAGATATCTTACCTGCTGCGTATGGTCTGGATATAGGTACTATTTTAAAACCCGTAGACCGTTTAGTACTTAACGCAGCAGTTTGGAATTTACACTTAGATCAAGAATTTGTATATGTGGGAGATGCTGGTATAGTAGAGCCTAGCGGTAAGTCTAGAAGATTAGGAGTAGAGTTTGGTGCCAGATATCAATTTAATGATTGGTTGTATGCTTATTCAGATATTAACTATACACACGCCAGAAGTGTTGATGAACCTGATGGAGAAGATTTTATCCCACTTGCTCCAGACTTCACTGCAGTAGGAGGAATTAATATAGAAAATTTAGGTGCATTTTCTGGATCATTAGCTTATCGTTATATTGATGATAGACCTGCAAACGAAGACAATTCTATCGTTGCTGAAGGCTATTTTATCATAGATATGAATGTTAACTACAGAAGAGGAAATTGGACATATGGTATCGTTATTGAAAATCTATTTGACACCGAGTGGAATGAAACACAATTTGCCACAGAAAGTAGACTAGCTTCTGAGGCTCAAAGCGTAGAAGAAATTCATTTTACCCCTGGAGTTCCCTTCTTCCTTAGAGGAAAAATCTCCGTGAGCTTTTAA